In Carya illinoinensis cultivar Pawnee chromosome 10, C.illinoinensisPawnee_v1, whole genome shotgun sequence, one DNA window encodes the following:
- the LOC122278768 gene encoding G-type lectin S-receptor-like serine/threonine-protein kinase At1g11330 isoform X2 has protein sequence MQIIYRSMEISRPATLEIQKYEEKKQQISNALGIQSRLLHFHKHEESIRQVMGLVRTRNLSYLLVLLISLSCLEFGCTIDTITAHQFIKDPEIIISNGGDFKLGFFSPSNSTYRYVGIWYAKVNASYVVWVANRDRPLKTSSGILTISEDGNLVVLDEEKRIIWSSNVTNSVSNPSAQLSDSGNLVLKENNTGSILWESFQHPSDSLLPKMKMITDTITGKNVQLTSWKRPSDPSVGAFFAGIYLFNLPEMFIWNNGKPYWRSGPWNSRKFIGIPTMYSLYLDGFSLVDDKEGTFYLTYDLSNNSMLSHYTLSSEGNLEEFSSINGKDWGVTWSSLMSECDIYGKCGAFGNCNSQNSPICSCLEGFEPKNIQEWNGRNWSSGCVRRTPLQCTRVNSTGGEEGQKDGFLRVTMMKTPDFANWSSNMEDECRYQCLEDCSCVAYAYESGVGCMSWSSDLIDSQKFSIGGVDLYVRVAYSELDKKGELKVIITVTVVIGSMLIAICTFVLCNRMAKRNGGIYLKFHGEGNLAVSMNKDKLEELPILSREELASATNNFHQSNKLGQGGFGPVYRGKLPDGQEIAVKRLARTSGQGLEEFMNEVVVISKLQHRNLVRLLGGCVEGEEKMLVYEYMPNKSLDTFLFDPAKREFLKWRKRFNIIEGIGRGLLYLHRDSRLRIIHRDLKASNILLDEELNPKISDFGLARIFGGDEDQANTKRVAGT, from the exons ATGCAAATAATATACAGGAGTATGGAGATATCACGCCCTGCTACATTAGAGATTCAGAAGTATGAAGAGAAGAAGCAACAAATCAGCAATGCGCTTGGCATCCAAAGTCGACTTCTTCACTTCCACAAACATGAAGAATCGATCCGACAAGTTATGGGACTCGTTCGAACCAGAAACTTGTCATATCTCCTAGTACTCTTGATATCTCTTTCTTGTTTGGAGTTTGGATGTACCATAGACACTATCACAGCACATCAATTCATCAAAGACCCTGAAATCATAATTTCCAATGGCGGTGACTTTAAACTGGGATTTTTCAGCCCTTCAAATTCAACCTATAGGTATGTTGGGATATGGTATGCTAAAGTTAATGCGTCTTATGTCGTATGGGTTGCTAATAGAGACAGGCCCCTAAAGACTTCCTCTGGGATTCTTACTATATCCGAAGATGGCAATCTAGTGGTATTAGATGAAGAAAAGAGGATTATTTGGTCATCAAATGTTACAAATTCAGTTTCCAATCCAAGTGCTCAGCTTTCAGATTCCGGGAACCTTGTCTTGAAAGAAAACAATACCGGTTCAATCTTATGGGAGAGTTTCCAACATCCTTCTGATTCATTACTGCCAAAGATGAAAATGATTACCGATACAATAACAGGCAAGAATGTGCAGCTAACATCATGGAAGAGGCCATCTGATCCATCCGTTGGAGCCTTTTTTGCAGGTATTTACCTTTTCAATCTTCCTGAAATGTTCATTTGGAATAACGGCAAACCCTATTGGCGTAGTGGTCCATGGAACAGTCGGAAATTTATTGGAATACCGACCATGTATTCTCTATATCTTGATGGATTTAGTCTAGTAGACGACAAAGAAGGAACATTCTATTTGACTTATGATCTTTCAAACAATTCTATGTTATCACATTATACCTTGAGTTCCGAAGGAAATCTAGAGGAATTTAGCTCCATTAATGGGAAGGATTGGGGAGTCACGTGGTCATCTTTGATGTCAGAATGCGATATTTATGGCAAGTGCGGGGCATTTGGAAATTGTAACTCACAAAATTCACCAATTTGCAGCTGTTTAGAGGGGTTTGAGCCAAAGAATATACAAGAATGGAATGGAAGAAATTGGTCTAGCGGGTGTGTGAGGAGGACACCCTTGCAGTGTACGAGGGTGAACAGTACTGGTGGAGAAGAAGGCCAAAAGGATGGGTTTTTGAGAGTGACGATGATGAAAACGCCAGACTTTGCAAATTGGTCCTCTAACATGGAGGATGAATGTAGATACCAGTGTTTGGAGGATTGTTCTTGTGTAGCTTACGCATATGAATCTGGCGTTGGGTGTATGTCCTGGAGCAGTGACTTGATAGACTCACAAAAGTTTTCAATTGGAGGAGTTGATCTTTATGTTCGTGTGGCCTATTCAGAACTTG ATAAAAAGGGAGAATTGAAAGTAATCATCACTGTCACAGTGGTCATAGGATCAATGCTCATCGCCATTTGCACTTTCGTTTTATGCAATAGGATGGCTAAACGAAATG GAGGAATATATCTAAAATTTCATGGTGAAGGAAATCTTGCAGTCAGCATGAACAAAGACAAACTTGAGGAGCTACCGATACTTAGTCGTGAGGAGCTCGCAAGTGCCACAAACAACTTTCATCAATCTAATAAGCTTGGACAGGGTGGATTTGGTCCCGTTTACAGG GGAAAATTGCCAGATGGACAAGAAATTGCAGTTAAAAGACTCGCAAGAACTTCAGGACAAGGGCTAGAAGAATTTATGAATGAGGTGGTGGTGATTTCTAAACTTCAGCATCGGAATCTTGTTAGACTCCTTGGTGGGTGTgttgaaggagaagaaaagatgtTGGTCTATGAATACATGCCAAACAAAAGTTTGGACACATTTCTTTTTG ATCCAGCCAAACGAGAGTTTCTGAAGTGGAGAAAACGCTTCAACATTATTGAAGGAATTGGTCGAGGTCTACTCTACCTTCACAGGGATTCGAGATTAAGGATTATTCATAGGGACCTAAAGGCAAGTAACATATTATTGGATGAAGAgctaaatccaaaaatatcagattttggattggcCAGGATTTTTGGAGGTGATGAAGACCAAGCCAATACTAAAAGGGTTGCCGGAACATA A
- the LOC122278768 gene encoding G-type lectin S-receptor-like serine/threonine-protein kinase At1g11330 isoform X1: MQIIYRSMEISRPATLEIQKYEEKKQQISNALGIQSRLLHFHKHEESIRQVMGLVRTRNLSYLLVLLISLSCLEFGCTIDTITAHQFIKDPEIIISNGGDFKLGFFSPSNSTYRYVGIWYAKVNASYVVWVANRDRPLKTSSGILTISEDGNLVVLDEEKRIIWSSNVTNSVSNPSAQLSDSGNLVLKENNTGSILWESFQHPSDSLLPKMKMITDTITGKNVQLTSWKRPSDPSVGAFFAGIYLFNLPEMFIWNNGKPYWRSGPWNSRKFIGIPTMYSLYLDGFSLVDDKEGTFYLTYDLSNNSMLSHYTLSSEGNLEEFSSINGKDWGVTWSSLMSECDIYGKCGAFGNCNSQNSPICSCLEGFEPKNIQEWNGRNWSSGCVRRTPLQCTRVNSTGGEEGQKDGFLRVTMMKTPDFANWSSNMEDECRYQCLEDCSCVAYAYESGVGCMSWSSDLIDSQKFSIGGVDLYVRVAYSELDKKGELKVIITVTVVIGSMLIAICTFVLCNRMAKRNGGIYLKFHGEGNLAVSMNKDKLEELPILSREELASATNNFHQSNKLGQGGFGPVYRGKLPDGQEIAVKRLARTSGQGLEEFMNEVVVISKLQHRNLVRLLGGCVEGEEKMLVYEYMPNKSLDTFLFDPAKREFLKWRKRFNIIEGIGRGLLYLHRDSRLRIIHRDLKASNILLDEELNPKISDFGLARIFGGDEDQANTKRVAGTYGYMSPEYAMEGCFSEKSDVFSFGVLLLEIVSGRRNTSFYYDEQITSLLRFAWKMWETDNIAVLIDPVISEPCFEMEILRCIHVGLLCVQDFAKDRPSVHVAISMLKSEIIQLPHPKQPVFTATQVAAERESSNRLRIGGSVNNVTITMVHGR, encoded by the exons ATGCAAATAATATACAGGAGTATGGAGATATCACGCCCTGCTACATTAGAGATTCAGAAGTATGAAGAGAAGAAGCAACAAATCAGCAATGCGCTTGGCATCCAAAGTCGACTTCTTCACTTCCACAAACATGAAGAATCGATCCGACAAGTTATGGGACTCGTTCGAACCAGAAACTTGTCATATCTCCTAGTACTCTTGATATCTCTTTCTTGTTTGGAGTTTGGATGTACCATAGACACTATCACAGCACATCAATTCATCAAAGACCCTGAAATCATAATTTCCAATGGCGGTGACTTTAAACTGGGATTTTTCAGCCCTTCAAATTCAACCTATAGGTATGTTGGGATATGGTATGCTAAAGTTAATGCGTCTTATGTCGTATGGGTTGCTAATAGAGACAGGCCCCTAAAGACTTCCTCTGGGATTCTTACTATATCCGAAGATGGCAATCTAGTGGTATTAGATGAAGAAAAGAGGATTATTTGGTCATCAAATGTTACAAATTCAGTTTCCAATCCAAGTGCTCAGCTTTCAGATTCCGGGAACCTTGTCTTGAAAGAAAACAATACCGGTTCAATCTTATGGGAGAGTTTCCAACATCCTTCTGATTCATTACTGCCAAAGATGAAAATGATTACCGATACAATAACAGGCAAGAATGTGCAGCTAACATCATGGAAGAGGCCATCTGATCCATCCGTTGGAGCCTTTTTTGCAGGTATTTACCTTTTCAATCTTCCTGAAATGTTCATTTGGAATAACGGCAAACCCTATTGGCGTAGTGGTCCATGGAACAGTCGGAAATTTATTGGAATACCGACCATGTATTCTCTATATCTTGATGGATTTAGTCTAGTAGACGACAAAGAAGGAACATTCTATTTGACTTATGATCTTTCAAACAATTCTATGTTATCACATTATACCTTGAGTTCCGAAGGAAATCTAGAGGAATTTAGCTCCATTAATGGGAAGGATTGGGGAGTCACGTGGTCATCTTTGATGTCAGAATGCGATATTTATGGCAAGTGCGGGGCATTTGGAAATTGTAACTCACAAAATTCACCAATTTGCAGCTGTTTAGAGGGGTTTGAGCCAAAGAATATACAAGAATGGAATGGAAGAAATTGGTCTAGCGGGTGTGTGAGGAGGACACCCTTGCAGTGTACGAGGGTGAACAGTACTGGTGGAGAAGAAGGCCAAAAGGATGGGTTTTTGAGAGTGACGATGATGAAAACGCCAGACTTTGCAAATTGGTCCTCTAACATGGAGGATGAATGTAGATACCAGTGTTTGGAGGATTGTTCTTGTGTAGCTTACGCATATGAATCTGGCGTTGGGTGTATGTCCTGGAGCAGTGACTTGATAGACTCACAAAAGTTTTCAATTGGAGGAGTTGATCTTTATGTTCGTGTGGCCTATTCAGAACTTG ATAAAAAGGGAGAATTGAAAGTAATCATCACTGTCACAGTGGTCATAGGATCAATGCTCATCGCCATTTGCACTTTCGTTTTATGCAATAGGATGGCTAAACGAAATG GAGGAATATATCTAAAATTTCATGGTGAAGGAAATCTTGCAGTCAGCATGAACAAAGACAAACTTGAGGAGCTACCGATACTTAGTCGTGAGGAGCTCGCAAGTGCCACAAACAACTTTCATCAATCTAATAAGCTTGGACAGGGTGGATTTGGTCCCGTTTACAGG GGAAAATTGCCAGATGGACAAGAAATTGCAGTTAAAAGACTCGCAAGAACTTCAGGACAAGGGCTAGAAGAATTTATGAATGAGGTGGTGGTGATTTCTAAACTTCAGCATCGGAATCTTGTTAGACTCCTTGGTGGGTGTgttgaaggagaagaaaagatgtTGGTCTATGAATACATGCCAAACAAAAGTTTGGACACATTTCTTTTTG ATCCAGCCAAACGAGAGTTTCTGAAGTGGAGAAAACGCTTCAACATTATTGAAGGAATTGGTCGAGGTCTACTCTACCTTCACAGGGATTCGAGATTAAGGATTATTCATAGGGACCTAAAGGCAAGTAACATATTATTGGATGAAGAgctaaatccaaaaatatcagattttggattggcCAGGATTTTTGGAGGTGATGAAGACCAAGCCAATACTAAAAGGGTTGCCGGAACATA CGGATATATGTCCCCAGAATATGCAATGGAAGGGTGCTTTTCAGAAAAATCAGATGTCTTTAGCTTTGGAGTATTATTACTTGAAATAGTGAGTGGAAGAAGAAACACTAGTTTTTATTATGATGAGCAAATCACGAGTCTTTTAAGATTT GCATGGAAAATGTGGGAGACAGACAATATTGCTGTTTTAATAGATCCCGTGATATCAGAACCATGCTTTGAAATGGAGATATTGAGATGTATACATGTTGGGCTGTTGTGTGTGCAAGATTTCGCTAAAGATAGGCCAAGTGTGCATGTTGCTATTTCCATGCTGAAAAGTGAGATTATTCAGCTGCCTCATCCCAAGCAACCTGTATTCACTGCAACTCAAGTTGCTGCAGAAAGGGAGTCGTCAAATCGCCTACGAATAGGAGGCAGTGTCAACAATGTCACTATTACAATGGTTCATGGTAGATAG